The following coding sequences lie in one Thermosulfuriphilus ammonigenes genomic window:
- the cmk gene encoding (d)CMP kinase, whose translation MKGLVITIDGPSGAGKSTVARLLAQRLGYTYLDTGAMYRAVGLAALRVGIDPGSQEAVSSILDGLRLELRPGQQGAAVFLNGEDVTNQIRTPEVSLAASKVSAHPQVRAYLTELQRQMGQKGGIVAEGRDTGTVVFPEAEAKFFITASDEERARRRWLELKQRGEEISYEEVLRQQRLRDKNDSCRRLAPLKPAPEAVIIDTTGLKIEEVLEQILRLIEEKIPSFCKLSS comes from the coding sequence GTGAAGGGGCTGGTCATCACCATTGATGGACCAAGCGGGGCCGGAAAGTCCACGGTGGCCAGACTCCTGGCCCAGAGACTGGGTTACACTTATCTGGATACTGGAGCCATGTATCGGGCCGTGGGTCTGGCAGCCCTGAGAGTGGGGATAGATCCCGGGAGCCAAGAAGCCGTCTCTTCTATTCTTGACGGACTCCGACTGGAACTAAGACCAGGCCAACAGGGAGCAGCGGTCTTTCTCAATGGAGAAGATGTCACCAACCAGATCCGCACCCCCGAAGTGTCTCTAGCGGCCTCTAAGGTTTCAGCCCACCCCCAAGTGAGGGCCTATCTCACCGAGCTCCAGCGTCAGATGGGCCAAAAGGGGGGAATAGTAGCCGAGGGACGCGATACCGGTACGGTGGTCTTTCCAGAGGCGGAAGCCAAATTCTTCATTACTGCCTCAGATGAAGAGCGGGCCAGAAGACGTTGGCTGGAGCTTAAACAGCGGGGGGAAGAAATTTCCTATGAAGAAGTCCTCCGGCAGCAGCGTCTCCGAGATAAAAACGATAGCTGTCGCCGTTTGGCCCCTTTAAAGCCAGCCCCGGAGGCCGTGATCATCGACACCACAGGCCTCAAAATCGAAGAGGTTTTAGAGCAAATATTAAGACTTATAGAGGAGAAAATCCCTTCCTTCTGCAAGCTCTCCAGTTAA
- the ccsA gene encoding cytochrome c biogenesis protein CcsA, whose amino-acid sequence METFKTVGSLLLGALLAVGGASGLWGAVNLLSPRPVAERLSLGILVAGVGVFLLGFFWFIWLHYQIYLHLPLVLPDEVAKWLNHYLSNLNQKSPYGLPLYNPSSPPRYILPLWIENEKYYFWFMSYAFMALYAHRRLSDHRFRGALLLGLAIQIGIMAIWANPFARPLPRFFEEISPWFNQNLAPMAQLGLFMRLYSKMVFYYNAEYMWFHPPLLFLSYAAISVVFICSLFMLFRRQMAIEAMSYSMAKLAFFLLTLGMLLGYPWALKAWGPNWWWDPKIAASIMMWVIFSAYLHIRLYIHRRWMWHFSAFLGILCFGAMVFTFLASFFFPGQHTMQ is encoded by the coding sequence ATGGAAACCTTTAAAACCGTAGGAAGCCTATTGTTGGGGGCCCTTTTAGCTGTAGGGGGTGCTAGTGGCCTTTGGGGTGCTGTAAATCTTCTCTCCCCGCGCCCGGTAGCCGAAAGACTCTCCTTGGGTATTCTTGTAGCCGGGGTAGGAGTTTTTCTTCTCGGCTTCTTCTGGTTCATTTGGCTTCACTACCAAATATATCTTCATCTTCCTCTTGTGCTTCCTGACGAGGTTGCCAAATGGCTAAATCACTATCTCTCTAACCTCAATCAGAAATCTCCCTATGGTCTCCCCCTTTACAACCCCTCTTCTCCCCCCCGATATATCCTCCCACTTTGGATTGAAAACGAAAAATATTATTTTTGGTTCATGAGTTATGCCTTTATGGCCCTTTACGCCCACAGGCGTCTTTCAGACCACCGGTTTCGAGGGGCCCTTCTCCTAGGGTTGGCCATTCAGATAGGGATCATGGCCATTTGGGCCAATCCCTTCGCCAGGCCTCTGCCTCGCTTTTTCGAGGAAATTTCTCCCTGGTTTAATCAAAATCTGGCTCCTATGGCCCAGCTGGGGCTCTTTATGAGGCTTTATTCCAAAATGGTCTTTTACTACAATGCCGAATACATGTGGTTTCACCCCCCACTCCTTTTTCTTTCTTATGCGGCCATAAGCGTGGTTTTTATCTGTAGCCTTTTCATGCTCTTTCGCCGACAGATGGCCATAGAGGCCATGAGCTACTCTATGGCCAAGCTGGCCTTCTTCCTGCTCACTTTAGGAATGCTCCTTGGTTATCCTTGGGCTCTTAAAGCCTGGGGGCCAAACTGGTGGTGGGACCCTAAAATCGCCGCCTCCATTATGATGTGGGTCATTTTCAGCGCTTATCTCCATATAAGGCTGTATATCCACCGACGATGGATGTGGCATTTCTCAGCCTTTTTGGGAATTCTCTGCTTTGGGGCCATGGTCTTCACCTTCTTGGCCTCTTTCTTCTTTCCCGGTCAGCACACTATGCAATAA
- a CDS encoding DUF5714 domain-containing protein, translating into MAVTTEVLKRTSIPMLGCHHAFIAAFSLLSALKAAGLPVPHDAFEEVSQRTGAQAISGYCGLTGICGLIPSLGACLSFLVGARCGTKREQKMVMEFNLRLLEKIYLLPAPSCCKAYMWAGLEEAVFFFSKSFSLKGLLFSKPLCEFYKDHPHGCPGRNCPYFPT; encoded by the coding sequence ATAGCGGTTACCACGGAGGTTCTAAAACGGACCAGTATTCCCATGCTTGGTTGCCACCACGCTTTTATAGCAGCCTTTTCTCTTCTTTCAGCCCTTAAGGCAGCAGGCCTCCCGGTTCCCCATGACGCTTTTGAGGAAGTTTCCCAGAGGACAGGGGCCCAAGCCATAAGCGGATACTGTGGTCTTACAGGGATTTGCGGCCTGATACCGTCCCTTGGAGCCTGCTTGTCCTTTCTCGTTGGGGCTCGTTGCGGGACGAAAAGAGAACAAAAGATGGTAATGGAATTTAATCTTCGCCTCCTTGAAAAGATATATCTCTTGCCTGCTCCAAGTTGCTGTAAGGCCTATATGTGGGCTGGTCTCGAGGAGGCAGTGTTTTTCTTCTCAAAAAGTTTTTCCCTTAAAGGACTCTTGTTTTCAAAACCCCTTTGTGAATTTTACAAAGACCATCCTCACGGATGTCCGGGGAGAAATTGCCCTTATTTTCCGACCTAA
- the sppA gene encoding signal peptide peptidase SppA has protein sequence MRSSPIVIGLAFLGALFLFLIVLIFILGFLFSRGAPVLPTADRVGIIEIKGLISNSDRILKDIRAFRDREDIKAVVVRIESPGGSVGASQEIYQALRELSEIKPTVASMGSVAASGGYYIALGAEKIYANPGTITGSIGVIMKLPNLAGLMKKLGIGATTLKSGRFKDLTPVTRELTPEEKTLIQGLLSEVHRQFMAAVAEARKLPLEEVRQLADGRIFTGREAKERGLIDELGNLDSAVEAAAQMAGITGAVELVYPPKERFSLLKSLFSEGAGAVSQAVTFSGIGYLAPQFVN, from the coding sequence GTGAGAAGCAGTCCCATTGTCATCGGGCTGGCCTTTTTAGGGGCTCTATTTCTCTTTCTTATTGTCCTGATTTTTATTCTGGGGTTCCTCTTTTCAAGAGGGGCCCCAGTCCTTCCCACGGCCGACCGGGTTGGGATAATCGAAATCAAGGGCCTTATTTCCAACAGTGACCGCATACTTAAAGATATTCGCGCCTTCAGGGACCGTGAGGACATAAAGGCGGTGGTGGTCCGCATCGAGAGTCCTGGAGGAAGTGTGGGAGCCTCTCAGGAGATCTATCAGGCCCTAAGGGAGCTTTCGGAGATTAAGCCTACTGTGGCCTCCATGGGCTCGGTGGCCGCCTCAGGAGGATATTATATTGCCCTGGGAGCAGAAAAGATCTATGCCAATCCGGGGACTATCACCGGAAGCATTGGCGTAATTATGAAGCTCCCCAATCTTGCTGGACTTATGAAAAAACTTGGCATTGGAGCCACAACCTTAAAAAGCGGGCGTTTCAAAGACCTCACCCCAGTCACCAGAGAGTTAACTCCGGAAGAGAAGACCCTTATCCAGGGTCTTCTGTCCGAAGTTCATCGCCAGTTTATGGCTGCTGTGGCCGAGGCCAGAAAGCTTCCTTTGGAGGAGGTTCGCCAGCTGGCTGACGGACGTATCTTCACCGGCCGAGAGGCAAAGGAGCGCGGATTGATCGACGAACTTGGTAATCTAGACTCGGCGGTGGAGGCTGCTGCTCAGATGGCTGGGATTACTGGTGCCGTAGAGCTGGTCTATCCTCCCAAGGAACGCTTTTCTCTGCTCAAAAGCCTCTTTAGTGAGGGAGCCGGGGCTGTATCTCAGGCAGTAACCTTTTCTGGTATAGGTTATTTGGCTCCCCAGTTTGTTAACTAA
- a CDS encoding AbrB/MazE/SpoVT family DNA-binding domain-containing protein — MEALVKITSKGQVTIPKKIRELLGTNMVRFRVIEGKIILEPVRDVGGIFKKYVRKPLSHEKEREIAWQKVADEYRNLP; from the coding sequence ATGGAAGCGCTGGTAAAGATTACTTCAAAAGGGCAGGTTACCATCCCCAAAAAGATACGGGAGCTTCTCGGTACAAATATGGTGCGGTTCAGAGTAATAGAAGGAAAGATCATCCTTGAACCGGTTAGAGATGTGGGCGGAATATTCAAAAAGTATGTCAGGAAGCCTCTTTCCCACGAGAAAGAGCGTGAGATCGCCTGGCAAAAAGTAGCGGATGAATACCGTAACCTTCCCTGA
- a CDS encoding winged helix-turn-helix domain-containing protein has product MCQRLVSTVDIRRKLSQVAPEAIVSLFEDWLEELEEAILNHIKEYPTISDEELAEQLKISKEGVTFLLDRMVKEGKIRSIP; this is encoded by the coding sequence ATGTGTCAGAGGCTGGTATCCACTGTAGATATAAGGAGAAAACTCTCCCAGGTGGCTCCAGAGGCCATAGTCAGCCTTTTTGAGGATTGGCTTGAAGAGCTAGAAGAGGCCATTTTAAACCATATTAAAGAGTATCCTACTATTTCTGATGAAGAGCTGGCTGAACAACTGAAGATCTCAAAGGAAGGGGTGACCTTTCTCCTTGACCGGATGGTCAAGGAAGGAAAGATTCGTTCTATTCCCTGA
- a CDS encoding FtsB family cell division protein — protein sequence MGLLGAIFLIWNLFSPYGLLRYYQLKARVAELSQEVALLRQDCQDLKQRITLLKNDRTYIEKVARQRYGLVKNNEILYQFPQK from the coding sequence TTGGGTCTTTTGGGAGCTATTTTTCTTATCTGGAACCTCTTTAGTCCTTATGGGCTTCTTCGTTATTATCAGCTTAAGGCCCGGGTAGCTGAGCTCTCTCAAGAAGTGGCGCTCCTGCGTCAGGATTGCCAGGATCTTAAGCAGCGTATTACTCTCCTTAAGAATGATCGAACCTATATTGAGAAGGTTGCCCGTCAGCGCTATGGTTTGGTTAAAAACAACGAAATCCTCTATCAGTTTCCCCAAAAATAA
- a CDS encoding PIN domain-containing protein, with protein MNTVTFPDTNVLLRYLLADVEEQYQAIRPFFETLKQGQEKAVILPEVFLETFYVLTLTYSIPAKEAAEALKDLLLYKGVVNKDKKLLLEAFNLFLGSKGLSLLDCFLCVKAQKQKGKILTFDEKLQRKCGP; from the coding sequence ATGAATACCGTAACCTTCCCTGATACCAATGTCCTTTTGCGTTATCTTCTGGCCGACGTTGAAGAACAATATCAGGCGATTCGCCCTTTCTTTGAAACCTTAAAACAAGGCCAAGAGAAAGCCGTTATCCTGCCGGAAGTTTTCCTAGAAACTTTTTATGTGCTCACCCTAACCTATAGTATTCCTGCAAAAGAAGCCGCAGAGGCCCTTAAAGACCTTCTGCTTTATAAAGGTGTGGTTAATAAAGATAAAAAGCTGCTTCTTGAAGCTTTCAACTTATTTTTGGGATCAAAAGGCCTCAGCTTGCTTGATTGTTTCCTGTGTGTAAAAGCTCAAAAACAAAAAGGAAAAATTTTAACCTTTGACGAAAAATTGCAGCGCAAATGCGGGCCTTAG
- a CDS encoding HEPN domain-containing protein has protein sequence MPYFIRARTYFRYAGEELARAKEHFTEGRYQEAISLARAAVLSALKALYAINYPQAPNGPPAEEELLSALDLWQDPELSVRIKEIAKSLEKLTLEPADRPQAERAIRLASDVVSLTKKALGPLLPPLMSKF, from the coding sequence ATGCCTTATTTTATCCGGGCCCGGACCTATTTTCGCTATGCGGGGGAAGAGCTGGCCCGGGCCAAGGAGCACTTTACTGAGGGGAGGTACCAAGAGGCTATATCTCTGGCGCGGGCGGCCGTTCTCTCGGCCTTAAAGGCCCTTTATGCCATAAATTATCCCCAGGCTCCCAATGGGCCGCCTGCTGAGGAGGAACTCCTTTCTGCCCTTGACCTCTGGCAAGATCCGGAACTCTCGGTTCGGATAAAAGAAATAGCCAAGAGTTTGGAAAAACTTACCTTGGAGCCAGCAGATCGTCCTCAGGCCGAGAGAGCCATCAGGCTGGCTTCAGACGTTGTTTCCCTCACTAAGAAGGCCTTGGGCCCTCTTCTGCCGCCACTGATGTCTAAATTCTAG
- a CDS encoding type II toxin-antitoxin system Phd/YefM family antitoxin — protein MAIIGVYEARTKFSELLDRVARGERFVITRRGVPVAVIEPVAPQRRRKVEEVIEEIKKFRKKHRHRLNGLDIKELIEEGRM, from the coding sequence ATGGCCATTATAGGGGTTTATGAGGCCAGAACCAAATTCTCTGAACTTTTGGATCGTGTAGCTCGGGGGGAGAGGTTTGTAATTACCCGGCGCGGAGTTCCGGTGGCGGTGATAGAGCCCGTAGCTCCTCAAAGAAGACGAAAAGTGGAAGAAGTCATAGAGGAGATTAAAAAGTTCCGGAAAAAGCACAGACACAGATTAAACGGGCTTGATATTAAAGAGCTGATTGAAGAGGGACGAATGTGA
- a CDS encoding 30S ribosomal protein S1, whose translation MEMVDQTQNLSSSGQDEELSQSFESLLEQGLPELHAGEILPGKVVRIDQEWVMVDVGYKCEGQIPAREFKTPNGTLTIQEGDEIPVMIERLSGKDGLMRLSYRKAIRIQTWEKIQEAHKEGTPIEGIILERIKGGFSVDLGGVRAFLPFSQADIRPVRDPEVLIGLETNFKVLKYNRKRDNVVVSRRELLEEELKRKQEETLASLEEGQVREGVVKNITDYGVFVDLGGIDGLLHVSDISWGRVEHPGHLFKVGDKITVKVLKFDREKRKISLGIKQLTPDPWESVEEKYPLGSKVQGKVVNLTDYGAFVELEPGVEGLIHISEMSWTKKVRHPKDVLQVGDVVTVAVIGLDPEARRISLSLKQVEPNPWDIVMEKFPPGTTIETTIKNITDFGLFVGIMEGIDGFIHISDISWSRRLRHPADKYKVGDTIQAVVLNIDREKERFSLGIKQLTPDPWESVEEKYPVGTKVTGTVTNVTDFGVFVEIEEGIEGLIHVSELSDKRLKSAVGTYEVGDKVTAKVINLDPERRKMGLSIRRMAEDEERSYYLDYVKESSGATTTLGALLKEGLTSGKK comes from the coding sequence ATGGAAATGGTAGATCAAACCCAAAACCTCAGCTCTTCTGGGCAGGATGAAGAGCTGAGCCAGAGTTTTGAATCCCTCCTTGAGCAGGGGCTGCCAGAGCTTCATGCCGGGGAGATCCTGCCAGGTAAGGTTGTCCGTATCGACCAAGAATGGGTCATGGTCGATGTAGGCTACAAATGTGAAGGGCAGATTCCGGCCCGAGAGTTTAAGACCCCCAACGGCACCTTGACCATCCAGGAGGGCGACGAGATTCCGGTAATGATCGAACGCCTGAGCGGCAAGGATGGTCTTATGCGCCTTTCGTACCGCAAGGCCATTCGTATCCAAACTTGGGAAAAGATCCAGGAGGCCCACAAGGAGGGTACTCCTATTGAGGGGATCATCCTGGAAAGGATAAAAGGAGGGTTCTCTGTAGATCTAGGTGGAGTAAGGGCCTTTTTGCCCTTCTCACAGGCTGATATACGCCCCGTCAGAGATCCGGAGGTTCTTATTGGACTTGAGACTAACTTCAAGGTCCTTAAATACAATCGCAAAAGAGACAACGTCGTTGTCTCCCGAAGAGAACTCTTAGAAGAGGAGCTGAAGAGAAAGCAGGAAGAGACTTTGGCCAGCCTGGAAGAGGGACAGGTACGTGAAGGAGTGGTCAAAAATATTACTGACTACGGTGTCTTTGTGGATCTTGGCGGGATAGACGGTCTCTTACACGTCTCTGATATATCTTGGGGGCGTGTTGAACACCCGGGCCATCTCTTTAAGGTCGGGGATAAGATTACTGTTAAGGTTCTTAAGTTCGATCGAGAAAAACGGAAGATTTCCCTGGGGATAAAACAGCTCACCCCAGACCCCTGGGAATCTGTAGAAGAAAAGTATCCCCTTGGTTCCAAGGTTCAGGGGAAGGTGGTCAACCTTACAGACTATGGAGCCTTTGTCGAACTTGAGCCTGGAGTCGAAGGCCTGATCCATATCTCCGAGATGTCCTGGACCAAAAAGGTCCGCCATCCTAAAGATGTTCTTCAGGTGGGAGACGTGGTTACTGTAGCTGTCATCGGCCTGGATCCGGAAGCCCGGAGGATCTCCCTCTCTCTTAAACAGGTAGAACCCAATCCCTGGGACATCGTTATGGAGAAATTCCCTCCGGGGACAACCATTGAGACCACCATCAAAAACATCACCGATTTTGGTCTTTTCGTAGGCATAATGGAGGGAATAGACGGATTTATTCATATCTCTGACATTTCCTGGAGCCGCAGACTGCGACACCCGGCCGATAAATACAAGGTGGGAGACACCATCCAGGCTGTAGTCCTCAACATAGATCGAGAAAAGGAGCGGTTCTCTTTAGGTATAAAACAGCTCACCCCAGACCCCTGGGAATCTGTAGAAGAAAAGTATCCTGTAGGCACCAAAGTCACGGGTACGGTAACTAACGTGACTGACTTCGGTGTCTTTGTAGAGATTGAAGAAGGTATTGAGGGGCTCATTCATGTCTCTGAGCTTTCAGACAAGCGCCTTAAATCTGCTGTGGGTACCTATGAAGTTGGAGACAAGGTAACGGCTAAGGTTATCAACCTTGATCCGGAAAGACGTAAAATGGGTCTTTCTATTCGGCGAATGGCCGAAGATGAGGAGAGATCCTATTACCTTGACTACGTTAAAGAGAGTTCCGGGGCCACAACGACCTTGGGGGCCCTTTTAAAAGAAGGTCTGACTAGCGGAAAGAAATAA
- the guaB gene encoding IMP dehydrogenase, which translates to MLNPEEIREGYTFDDLLLVPAASAVLPKEVDVSTYITPGIKLNIPLLSAAMDTVTESRTAISIAREGGIGVIHRNMSIEEQCREVERVKKSESGMIIDPVTVTPETKIREVLNLMSEFRISGVPVVDDKRRLVGIVTNRDLRFETDLDRPVKEVMTTENLVTAPPGITLEESKHLLHKHRIEKLLVVDESGCLKGLITIKDIEKLKKYPNACKDDLGRLRVGAAVGVGAERLAHVEALLKAGCDLIVVDSAHGHSQNVIETVREIKAHFPDCQLIAGNVATAEGAKALIEAGADGIKVGVGPGSICTTRIVAGVGVPQLTAISDCARVANQHNVPVIADGGVKFSGDITKAIGAGAHAVMIGSLFAGTDESPGEVVLFQGRTYKVYRGMGSLEAMRKSQGSRERYGQLDEPSKLVPEGVEGRVPYRGPLAATIFQLVGGLRSGMGYLGCRTIEELRQKAKFIKITPAGLRESHVHDVIITKEAPNYWIER; encoded by the coding sequence ATGTTGAATCCTGAAGAAATCAGGGAGGGTTATACCTTTGACGACCTTCTGTTGGTCCCGGCGGCCTCAGCCGTCTTACCCAAAGAGGTCGATGTTTCCACCTATATTACCCCGGGGATAAAGCTCAACATCCCCCTTCTTTCTGCGGCCATGGATACAGTAACCGAAAGTCGCACGGCCATAAGTATTGCCCGTGAAGGGGGAATCGGGGTCATCCATCGCAACATGAGCATTGAGGAGCAGTGCCGAGAGGTCGAGCGGGTCAAAAAGAGCGAAAGCGGCATGATTATCGACCCGGTAACTGTTACTCCGGAAACCAAGATCCGCGAGGTTCTCAATCTTATGTCTGAGTTCCGGATCTCTGGTGTTCCGGTAGTGGATGACAAGCGCCGCCTGGTAGGCATCGTTACCAACCGCGATCTCCGCTTTGAGACAGATCTTGATCGCCCGGTCAAAGAGGTAATGACAACGGAGAATTTGGTCACCGCCCCACCGGGGATCACCCTAGAGGAGTCAAAGCATCTTCTTCACAAACACCGAATAGAAAAACTTTTGGTAGTTGATGAGAGCGGGTGTCTCAAAGGCCTGATCACCATAAAAGATATCGAAAAACTGAAGAAGTATCCTAATGCCTGCAAGGATGATCTTGGTCGTCTTCGGGTGGGAGCTGCTGTAGGAGTGGGGGCGGAAAGACTAGCCCACGTGGAGGCCCTCCTTAAGGCCGGGTGTGATCTTATTGTTGTCGATTCGGCCCATGGACACTCTCAAAACGTCATCGAAACGGTCAGGGAGATAAAGGCCCATTTCCCTGATTGTCAACTTATCGCTGGCAATGTAGCCACGGCTGAGGGGGCCAAGGCCCTTATTGAGGCTGGGGCCGATGGGATCAAAGTGGGAGTGGGCCCAGGGTCCATATGTACTACCCGCATTGTCGCCGGAGTTGGAGTCCCCCAGTTGACTGCCATTAGCGACTGCGCCCGGGTGGCCAACCAGCACAATGTTCCGGTAATTGCCGATGGGGGAGTGAAGTTTTCGGGAGACATTACCAAAGCCATTGGTGCAGGGGCCCATGCGGTAATGATTGGTTCTCTTTTTGCCGGCACGGATGAGAGTCCCGGTGAGGTAGTCCTTTTTCAGGGACGGACCTATAAGGTCTATCGAGGGATGGGTTCTCTTGAAGCCATGCGTAAAAGTCAAGGGAGTCGCGAACGATACGGTCAGCTCGATGAACCTTCCAAGCTTGTCCCCGAAGGGGTTGAAGGACGGGTGCCTTATAGAGGCCCCCTGGCGGCAACTATCTTCCAACTAGTGGGAGGGTTGCGATCCGGTATGGGCTATCTTGGTTGCCGGACCATCGAGGAGCTTCGTCAAAAGGCAAAATTCATCAAAATTACCCCCGCGGGGTTAAGAGAGAGCCACGTTCATGATGTAATCATCACTAAGGAGGCTCCCAACTACTGGATCGAACGCTAG
- a CDS encoding ArsR/SmtB family transcription factor, translated as MDQETTARFFKALGDINRLRIVFFLLQGERSVGRLVEELGLSQPLVSHHLKELKMGGVVKTRRKGPFIYYSLKDPRRMLEILEQVKRITTGGNHGS; from the coding sequence ATGGATCAAGAAACCACGGCCCGCTTCTTTAAAGCCCTGGGAGACATTAATCGCTTACGAATTGTCTTTTTCCTCCTCCAGGGAGAGCGCTCTGTGGGACGATTAGTTGAAGAACTTGGCCTTTCTCAACCTCTGGTCTCCCACCATCTCAAGGAGCTCAAAATGGGAGGAGTAGTCAAAACCAGGCGAAAAGGCCCCTTTATTTATTACAGCCTCAAGGATCCCCGGCGAATGTTAGAGATTCTTGAACAGGTCAAAAGGATTACCACCGGAGGGAACCATGGCTCTTAA
- a CDS encoding sulfur reduction protein DsrE, which yields MRFLILISSDNPEVVWNAFRISNLILDQGDQASVFLNGPSVAYQKIDSQRFPIRKLARDLVLKGGHLWA from the coding sequence ATGAGGTTTTTGATCCTTATTTCCTCGGATAATCCAGAGGTGGTCTGGAATGCCTTCCGAATCTCTAACCTCATTCTGGATCAGGGAGATCAGGCCTCGGTATTTTTAAATGGTCCTTCGGTGGCCTACCAAAAAATAGATTCTCAAAGGTTTCCTATCAGGAAATTGGCCAGGGATTTAGTCCTCAAAGGTGGTCATCTTTGGGCTTGA
- a CDS encoding type II toxin-antitoxin system VapC family toxin translates to MKQEFVLDASVTVAWALEDEGDLYSEKVLDALGEGRAWVPSIWPLEVANALLMAERRRRLTRAEVENFLSLLQELPIQVEGDTILRVWGEILLLAREEGLSVYDAAYLNLAMRLGLPLATLDQALQKAARNCGVEVF, encoded by the coding sequence GTGAAGCAGGAATTTGTATTGGATGCCTCTGTAACCGTAGCCTGGGCTCTGGAAGACGAAGGAGATCTCTACTCCGAAAAGGTCTTGGATGCTCTTGGTGAGGGAAGGGCCTGGGTGCCTTCCATCTGGCCGCTTGAGGTGGCCAACGCCCTGTTGATGGCCGAACGCCGCAGGAGACTCACCCGGGCGGAGGTGGAAAATTTTCTTTCCCTCCTTCAGGAACTGCCCATTCAGGTGGAGGGGGATACCATTTTAAGGGTTTGGGGTGAAATTTTGCTCCTGGCCCGAGAGGAAGGGTTGAGCGTTTACGACGCGGCCTATCTAAATCTGGCTATGCGTTTGGGGCTACCCCTGGCCACCCTGGATCAGGCCCTCCAGAAAGCCGCCCGCAACTGTGGTGTGGAAGTGTTTTAA
- a CDS encoding HU family DNA-binding protein has translation MVKKDLVNRLAEKFPEYLKKDLEEILDQIFARLTQAVIQGERVEIRGFGRFIVRPQKARVFINPKTGKRQDLPPRRRVIFKVGKDLKERLSHPILAALDLGTQTFRLLIGQVINGQIRTLYRDRENTRLGEGLAETGEISTAAFGRGLESLRRFEEAMSFYRVTDYLAAGTAVFRKARNAIEFKRQAERLLGLKIQIIDPQKEAELSLKGVLAALPKDLNRVLTVDVGGGSTEFILAEAGKALKTISLELGAVTLTERLLHEDPPLDTEIKALEEAIEERLQELPRNDLLPIDSLVATGGTATCIAALQLQMEHYDPDRIQGYRVKREALLNLFSRIKDLSLSDRRHLKGLEPGREDIILPGIFIYLKILEHLGLGEMMISDAGILEGILLSLAQGQKSLGAHSPQIKS, from the coding sequence ATGGTCAAGAAGGATTTAGTCAATCGACTAGCGGAGAAGTTTCCCGAATACCTGAAAAAGGATCTAGAGGAGATACTTGATCAGATCTTTGCCCGGCTCACCCAGGCCGTGATCCAGGGGGAACGGGTGGAGATAAGAGGGTTTGGCCGTTTTATTGTTCGCCCTCAAAAGGCTCGAGTCTTTATCAACCCTAAGACCGGCAAGCGTCAAGATCTTCCACCGCGCCGCCGGGTCATATTCAAGGTGGGCAAAGATCTAAAAGAGCGTCTCTCTCATCCTATTCTGGCCGCCCTTGATTTAGGAACCCAGACCTTCCGCCTTCTCATCGGCCAAGTAATAAACGGACAAATTCGAACCCTTTACCGCGATCGGGAGAATACCCGTTTGGGAGAGGGATTGGCGGAAACAGGCGAGATCTCAACAGCGGCCTTCGGTCGGGGCCTTGAAAGCCTAAGACGCTTTGAAGAGGCCATGAGTTTTTATCGGGTAACCGATTACCTGGCCGCTGGAACGGCTGTCTTTCGCAAGGCTCGAAACGCCATCGAATTTAAGCGCCAGGCCGAAAGGTTGCTAGGGTTAAAGATCCAAATCATTGACCCCCAGAAAGAGGCCGAACTCTCCCTAAAGGGGGTTCTGGCTGCCCTTCCCAAAGACTTGAACCGGGTTCTGACAGTTGATGTCGGCGGAGGCTCTACCGAATTCATTTTGGCTGAGGCTGGAAAGGCCCTCAAGACCATTAGCCTGGAACTTGGGGCGGTCACTCTCACTGAACGTCTCCTTCATGAGGATCCTCCTCTGGATACCGAGATAAAGGCTCTGGAAGAAGCTATCGAGGAACGCCTCCAAGAGCTTCCCCGGAATGATCTTCTACCTATAGACTCCCTGGTAGCCACCGGAGGGACAGCTACCTGTATCGCTGCCCTTCAGCTTCAGATGGAACACTATGATCCTGACCGAATTCAGGGCTACCGGGTGAAGCGGGAGGCCCTCTTAAATCTTTTCTCCCGAATCAAGGATCTCAGTCTCTCCGACCGACGTCACCTAAAAGGACTTGAACCTGGACGAGAAGATATTATTCTCCCCGGCATCTTTATTTACTTGAAGATCCTGGAGCACCTTGGGCTTGGAGAGATGATGATCAGTGATGCCGGTATCCTGGAAGGCATTTTACTATCTCTGGCCCAAGGCCAAAAATCGCTCGGGGCACATTCGCCACAGATTAAAAGCTAA